GTTTACCCGCATCGCAAATTCCCTGGAAGTTGTCAGACATTGAAGAGTTTTATTCAGGGACGAACCCTAATTATTTAAATACAGACTGGTTTTCTGCTGCAATAAGATCTTGGGCTCCACAGCAAAATCATAATATTTCCGTAAGTGGTGGAAGTGATAAAGTAAACTTTTATTCTTACGTAGGTTATAATAAACAAACAACGATTGCCAGAAAGGATGGCGGAGCTTATGATCGTATAAACACTCAGACAAGTCTTGATGCTAAATTAACAGATAGGTTATTATTGTCTTCAAGTTTCAACTACATAGGTGAACTTAGAGACTTTACCTCTATGAATCTAGGTCACTCTAATTTTTACAATTCTTTATATGAAAGTGATCCTAAGTATCCTTTAACCTTACCAGATCCGACTATGTTGTCTTATGCAGGAACTTCCACTGGAAATGCTGTTTTTGTATCTAATAAAGGATTGGCAGGTTATAGTAGGAATACGAATAAAAGCCTGAGACTTAATTCTGCTTTGACTTATGAGTTTAAAAGTATCGAAGGGCTTAAGGCAAAAGCTTTTATAAATTATAATAGCGGTACAGGTTTTTCAAAACTTTTTAGAAAACAACCAAACTTTTATTCTTACAGGGCGGCTACCGATGAATATATTTTTGAAAGGAAGTCTGCTAACCCAACAATGCTTTATTTAGGATCGTATAATTCCAGTGATATTACCCAACAATATTCTTTTACTTATGATAGGGTATTCAACAATGACCATCGATTTTCGGGTATGTTGCTTCATGAAAGAATAAATTATAATAATGAAAGTTTTGATACACAGCGAGGTAATTTGGCTTCGGAAGTAATTGATCAGCTTTTTGTTGGCGATCCTAACACTGCGTCAAATAATGGGTCTGCTTCTGAAATGGCCAGAAAAAGCTATGTTGGGCGTTTTAACTACGGTTATAAAGGAAAATATTTAATTGAAACAATATTTAGGGCGGATGCGTCTGCAAAATTTCCTAAAGATGGAAGATGGGGGTATTTTCCGAGTGTTTCAGTAGGTTGGGTATTGTCTAAAGAAAAGTTCCTGGAGAACTCAACCAAAGTAGACAACTTGAAGCTAAGAGCAAGTGCCGGACAATCTGGCGATGATGGGATTGGTAACTACCAATATTACGCAGGATATTCTTATGACATGTCCTACATTTTAGGAGATGAAATAAAGCAGGGACTTTATTTGACCGGCTTGGCAAATCCAAACCTTTCTTGGGAAAAATTAGGAATATATAACGTGGGTTTAGATTTTTCCCTTTTTAATAGCGGAATTTATGGTACGGTAGAGGGGTTTTACCGTTTAAGAGAAGGTATACCCGGATATCGGGTTAATTCTGTGCCATCAAGTTTTGGAGCGGCCTTACCTCTGGAAAACATGAATAGCATAGATACAAGAGGATTTGAGTTTGAATTGGGAACGAAGGGGAAAATTAATCAGGTGTCATATGATATTTCTGGAAATATTTCTTGGGCCAGAAGCAAATGGGTGAAGTATGATGAACCCGATTATGTAGATGCTGATATTAAAAGGATTAATGGTGTACAAGGTAAATGGACAGATGAAAGATGGGGCTATGTTTCAGATGGGTTATTTACGTCGATGGATGAAATCAGAGCTTTGCCATATACTTATGTTGACCTGGGAGGTAATGACGGTATCCGTCCTGGGGACGTAAAATATGTAGACCTTAATGGAGATGGTAAGCTTGATTGGAAAGACAGGATCGAAATAGGTAAAGGCACAGTCCCAAATTGGATGGCGGGTCTGTTATTTAATGTTTCATATAAAAGCCTCCATTTAAATAGTGTTTTTCAAGGAGCTTGGGGCTATACTACTTACATAGATTTAGAGACGGCTCCAACAACTCTTAAATATGACAACAGGTGGACTAGCGAAAAAAACAACTCGGATGCATTAGTTCCAAGGCCTGGAAGTAAAAATGTTGCCAATTGGTGGTATTCAGACTATAGAAATCATAATACAAGATATTTAAGATTAAGAAGTCTCTCTTTAGGCTATGAGTTTAATGATAGAATACTAAAGTCATTAAAGATGAGTAAACTACGGGTTTATGCGGCAGGAAGTAACCTTTTTACAATAACAAATTTATCTAAGTTGGGTGTCGATCCGGAAGCACCGGAAGGAAGCGCAGCATATTATTATCCACAGCAAAGAACTGTTAGCATAGGTCTAAGTTTAAATTATTAGTACAACAGATTAGATATGAAAAAGATATATATTGTAATTGTCTTATTTGGGACTTTATTTAGTTCATGTAAAGATGATTTATTGGATAAAGCTCCTCTTGATAGATTTACAGACGCAGTAGTATGGAAAGATCCAGCCTTAATAGATGCATTCTTACTATCTCAATATGCATATACTCCGGTAATGATAAACGATGCTACAACAGTATTTACGAGTTGGGAAGGATCACCTTCAAATAGAGATCCTCGTAGTGGAAACCTGAGATACTGGTTTGGAAATAGTGCTCAGACATTTGGTCCGGGATTGTCTATTGAGATTAGCGATGAAGCAAAATATACTTCTGGAGCGTGGACGAATGTTTTAGCAGAAAAAATATTTGGTATATCTGCAGAGGGAGGTGTTATGGAATGGTGGGAAAACTCTTACTATACAATAAGAAACCTTAATGAATTTATTGAGAGAGTTCCCTCTTCGCCTTTGAGTGAAAGAAATAAAGCTATTAGAGTCGCCGAAGCTAGATTTTTGAGAGCATTCTGTTATTTCGCTATGGTTAAGCGGTATGGGGGAGTTCCTTTGTTAACCACAGTACCTCAGTTAGATTCGCCAGAAGATTTATTGTATCCTAAACGAAACACAGAGCAAGAATTATGGGACTTTATTCTTAGTGAGACTAAAGAGATTTCTGAAATCTTACCTTCCGTCCAGGATGAATATGGTAGAGCGAATAAATGGGCCGCATTATCTTTACATGCTAGAGCCGCGCTGTTTGCAGGAAGTATAGCAAAATATGGAACATTAAATGCCAATAAATTAACAGGGTTACCATCAAATTTATCTCAATCTTATTTCCAAAAAGCTTATGATGCATCTAAATCTATAATCGAAGATTCTCCTTATAGGTTGTATACTGAAGATGTTAGAGGAAATGATTTAGAAGGTAGAGTACAAAATTTCAAGAATATTTTTCTTAAAAAGAGGAATTCTGAAATCATTATGGCTAAACAGCATGGCGGAAAAAGTTTTGATCCGGGAGGTGGGACAAGTACATGGTCTTGGGATATTTGTCATGCACCTCGACCGTCTGTTTGGGGACAAGGGAATTATCAAGCACCTTATTTAGAATTAATCGAAGCCTTTGATTATATAGATGGCACTTCTGGAACACTTGATAGAAACTATGTTCAATCGAGATTATGGACTATGGGTGAATTATGGAAAAATAGAGACCCTAGATTTTATGCTTCTATATGGACTAATGGAACGCCATGGAGAGATGCTGTTGCAAGTAATTTTGGTAAGGATACTATAAACTTTCATCATGGTCTAATTACTGAAAACGGGACATTGCTTACAAATTTTACAGCGTCTTATAAGGGGATGCCGGCAGTTGGCGATCAATCTTATTTTCATGCTTCTACGGGTATTTCTA
This genomic interval from Pseudopedobacter saltans DSM 12145 contains the following:
- a CDS encoding TonB-dependent receptor → MKKSIVNSFKQTIMQLGLFVCLLFLHLTDVQAQAGATKLRASIQLNNVTVQQLVDRLGKDFKYSFFILDDQVSKTRVTVNKSNATINEILDEAFRSKEITYQIQAKNIIISKKKTTSSVSDTEKLISIKGTVMDANQQPIIGAIIEVQNRKQKAISDIDGKFSIEVPEKGQILVSAMGYKMQVLTLSGISAYKIVLEEEVHALEELVVVGYGTQKRANLTGSVSTLKTENLTIAPITNVTNALTGQLPGLRTKQTSGIPGSDGSQLSIRGFSSPLVIVDGVETNFDNIDASQIESISILKDGAASVYGARAGNGVILVTLKRGKEGKVTVIANASQTMQNSTALIATGSSGQRAEWEREAHINAGLPASQIPWKLSDIEEFYSGTNPNYLNTDWFSAAIRSWAPQQNHNISVSGGSDKVNFYSYVGYNKQTTIARKDGGAYDRINTQTSLDAKLTDRLLLSSSFNYIGELRDFTSMNLGHSNFYNSLYESDPKYPLTLPDPTMLSYAGTSTGNAVFVSNKGLAGYSRNTNKSLRLNSALTYEFKSIEGLKAKAFINYNSGTGFSKLFRKQPNFYSYRAATDEYIFERKSANPTMLYLGSYNSSDITQQYSFTYDRVFNNDHRFSGMLLHERINYNNESFDTQRGNLASEVIDQLFVGDPNTASNNGSASEMARKSYVGRFNYGYKGKYLIETIFRADASAKFPKDGRWGYFPSVSVGWVLSKEKFLENSTKVDNLKLRASAGQSGDDGIGNYQYYAGYSYDMSYILGDEIKQGLYLTGLANPNLSWEKLGIYNVGLDFSLFNSGIYGTVEGFYRLREGIPGYRVNSVPSSFGAALPLENMNSIDTRGFEFELGTKGKINQVSYDISGNISWARSKWVKYDEPDYVDADIKRINGVQGKWTDERWGYVSDGLFTSMDEIRALPYTYVDLGGNDGIRPGDVKYVDLNGDGKLDWKDRIEIGKGTVPNWMAGLLFNVSYKSLHLNSVFQGAWGYTTYIDLETAPTTLKYDNRWTSEKNNSDALVPRPGSKNVANWWYSDYRNHNTRYLRLRSLSLGYEFNDRILKSLKMSKLRVYAAGSNLFTITNLSKLGVDPEAPEGSAAYYYPQQRTVSIGLSLNY
- a CDS encoding RagB/SusD family nutrient uptake outer membrane protein, with protein sequence MKKIYIVIVLFGTLFSSCKDDLLDKAPLDRFTDAVVWKDPALIDAFLLSQYAYTPVMINDATTVFTSWEGSPSNRDPRSGNLRYWFGNSAQTFGPGLSIEISDEAKYTSGAWTNVLAEKIFGISAEGGVMEWWENSYYTIRNLNEFIERVPSSPLSERNKAIRVAEARFLRAFCYFAMVKRYGGVPLLTTVPQLDSPEDLLYPKRNTEQELWDFILSETKEISEILPSVQDEYGRANKWAALSLHARAALFAGSIAKYGTLNANKLTGLPSNLSQSYFQKAYDASKSIIEDSPYRLYTEDVRGNDLEGRVQNFKNIFLKKRNSEIIMAKQHGGKSFDPGGGTSTWSWDICHAPRPSVWGQGNYQAPYLELIEAFDYIDGTSGTLDRNYVQSRLWTMGELWKNRDPRFYASIWTNGTPWRDAVASNFGKDTINFHHGLITENGTLLTNFTASYKGMPAVGDQSYFHASTGISNTGFGIMKYLDPSADNMVWLMESRTDYAIFRLGETYLNFAEAAYELSKVNDALTAVNEIRSRAGVQQLSSITMDKIRKERQVELAFENHRYWDLRRWRQAETKLSRSFSGIQYVLDYSTKKYKVLIHDKIDGEVDPMFPARNYYFPITVTRRGQNKNLEENPGYN